The following proteins are co-located in the Halarcobacter sp. genome:
- a CDS encoding phosphocholine cytidylyltransferase family protein, which yields MKVLILAAGVGTRISRYLGDHPKSCVDVGGKPLIRRTMELFYRNNITDITIVVGYQEKYIHEALKGFDYKTYKNPFYKVTNSIASMWFAKNDLLDDDLIILNADLFIEDSMLQDLINTDLSPVFLSDSTRIEDADYRFYWEGNKLIKFGKELKNEDTTGEYVGIAKIQKKDLKIMKAQLEYLVDKGEYNMWWEDVFYSLVETGKNVYIKDIKGAFWAEVDFIEDYERIKEFVKNK from the coding sequence ATGAAAGTATTAATTTTAGCTGCAGGGGTTGGAACAAGAATTAGTAGGTATCTTGGAGATCATCCAAAATCGTGTGTTGATGTTGGAGGAAAACCTTTAATAAGAAGAACAATGGAACTTTTTTATCGTAATAATATTACAGATATTACAATTGTTGTTGGATATCAGGAAAAGTATATACATGAAGCTTTAAAAGGTTTTGATTATAAAACATATAAAAACCCATTTTATAAAGTTACTAATTCTATTGCTTCTATGTGGTTCGCTAAAAATGACTTATTAGATGATGATTTAATAATTTTAAATGCAGATTTATTTATAGAAGATTCTATGTTGCAAGATTTAATTAATACAGACTTATCTCCAGTTTTTTTGTCAGATAGCACAAGGATTGAAGATGCCGATTATAGATTTTATTGGGAAGGTAATAAACTAATAAAGTTTGGAAAAGAATTAAAAAATGAAGACACTACCGGTGAATACGTAGGTATAGCTAAGATTCAGAAAAAAGATTTAAAAATCATGAAAGCTCAATTAGAATACTTGGTTGATAAAGGTGAATACAATATGTGGTGGGAAGATGTCTTTTATTCACTAGTTGAAACAGGTAAAAATGTATATATAAAAGATATAAAAGGTGCTTTTTGGGCAGAAGTGGATTTTATAGAAGATTATGAAAGAATAAAAGAATTTGTAAAAAATAAATAA
- a CDS encoding histidinol-phosphate transaminase: MRNSEYISKLFRPPLEKNDRDQYVCLDKNEPPFSAFDSIDGMFNDLDMKMLRIYPDLYDLYEKLAKFVGVDVNNLLITQGSEQALKYVFEVFIDENDEVVYYNPSFAMYDVFSYHRKAVKKYVEFRDDATTKVEDIIDKVTKNTRLFSLINPHNFTGTMFTLDEVKAIAKHTLKTDTIFLLDEAYFHYIDIDTVSLIKEFPNLIITRTFSKALGIPGARVGYAISNPENIELLRKYKPIDEIDYLAGTVGKKVLENAQKILEKNVNQVKKWQQIFKSAQLKDIKYMDTYANFILLKSSNYEFHKNILLENKFLIKYDFKQKCLENCIRFSIVDDENMQKILDLLK; encoded by the coding sequence ATGAGAAACAGTGAATATATTTCTAAACTATTTAGACCACCTTTAGAAAAAAATGATAGAGACCAATATGTTTGTTTAGATAAAAATGAACCCCCTTTTAGTGCCTTTGATTCAATTGATGGTATGTTTAATGATTTAGATATGAAGATGTTAAGGATCTATCCTGACTTATATGATTTATATGAGAAGTTAGCAAAATTTGTAGGAGTTGATGTTAATAATCTACTTATCACTCAAGGCAGCGAACAAGCACTAAAGTATGTATTTGAAGTATTTATTGATGAAAATGATGAAGTAGTATATTATAACCCAAGTTTTGCCATGTATGATGTTTTTAGTTATCATAGAAAAGCAGTGAAAAAATATGTTGAATTTAGAGATGATGCAACTACAAAAGTTGAAGATATTATAGATAAAGTTACAAAAAATACAAGATTATTCTCACTTATAAATCCCCATAATTTTACTGGAACTATGTTTACTCTTGATGAGGTAAAAGCTATTGCAAAACACACTTTAAAGACTGATACAATCTTTTTATTAGATGAGGCATATTTTCATTATATAGATATAGATACTGTAAGTTTAATAAAAGAGTTTCCAAATTTAATTATTACAAGAACCTTTTCAAAAGCCTTAGGAATTCCTGGGGCTAGAGTGGGGTATGCCATTTCAAATCCTGAAAATATAGAACTTCTTAGAAAATATAAACCCATAGATGAGATTGATTATTTAGCAGGAACAGTAGGGAAAAAAGTTTTAGAGAATGCCCAAAAAATTTTAGAAAAAAATGTCAATCAAGTTAAAAAGTGGCAACAAATTTTTAAATCTGCTCAATTAAAAGATATAAAATATATGGATACATATGCAAATTTTATATTACTTAAATCATCAAATTATGAATTTCATAAAAATATATTGTTAGAAAATAAATTTTTAATTAAATATGATTTTAAACAAAAGTGTCTTGAGAATTGTATTAGATTTTCAATTGTTGATGATGAAAATATGCAAAAAATTTTAGATTTATTAAAATAG